Proteins encoded in a region of the bacterium genome:
- a CDS encoding PIN domain-containing protein, with product MTFPTGASDRGLLDTSVFVARENQRPLGALPDTVAVSVVTIAELYLGVVMAEDPQVRAQRLRTLSAVEALFDPLPIDAAVARAFAELAAEARCQGKRPKIMDTWIAATAVALDLPVYTQDEDFLAIPRVQVIRV from the coding sequence GTGACCTTCCCTACCGGTGCGAGCGATCGCGGATTGCTCGACACATCGGTGTTCGTCGCCCGGGAGAACCAGCGGCCACTCGGGGCGTTGCCGGACACCGTGGCGGTGTCGGTGGTGACGATCGCGGAGTTGTATCTCGGGGTTGTGATGGCCGAGGATCCGCAAGTTCGCGCGCAGCGTCTCCGCACGCTTTCCGCTGTTGAAGCCTTGTTTGACCCGTTGCCGATTGATGCCGCGGTCGCGCGGGCCTTTGCGGAGCTCGCGGCCGAGGCGCGGTGTCAGGGCAAGCGTCCCAAAATCATGGACACATGGATCGCGGCCACCGCCGTGGCGCTTGACCTCCCCGTGTACACTCAAGACGAGGACTTCCTGGCTATTCCGCGCGTGCAGGTTATCCGCGTGTGA
- a CDS encoding type II toxin-antitoxin system prevent-host-death family antitoxin codes for MKIIPQRELRNRIGQVLRQVERGQEVRITVNGRPVADLVPIGGARRNFVPRDAVARLIERAPLDRAFTRQITAVTGATIEEL; via the coding sequence ATGAAGATTATTCCTCAACGGGAACTACGAAACCGAATCGGGCAAGTGCTGCGGCAAGTGGAGCGTGGCCAGGAAGTGCGAATTACCGTAAACGGCCGGCCCGTCGCCGACCTCGTCCCAATCGGCGGAGCCCGACGGAATTTCGTGCCGCGTGATGCGGTTGCACGACTCATCGAGCGTGCCCCGCTCGACCGCGCATTCACGAGGCAGATAACGGCAGTGACCGGCGCCACTATAGAGGAGCTGTGA
- a CDS encoding AMP-binding protein yields the protein MNRSAGRAFREARDFLIARREDYEAAYQGFMPPEPSHFNWALDYFGGYAEGNHRAALRIVSESAPEEALTFAELSERSNRVANFLRGRGVRRGDRILLMLGNVVPLWEVTLAAMKLGAVVSPATTLLNRADLEDRIARGGLGHLVVDAAAAERLGGFPGPGTRIAVGGAVAGWTPYADVYAAPARFAPDGETRASDLLLLYFTSGTTAKPKMAMHTHRSYPVGHLSTMYWLGLREGDVHYNISSPGWAKHAWSSLFAPWNAGATIFVYNQPRFDAKQILGAVARGGVTSLCAPPTVWRMLILEDLPAYPVRLREVASAGEPLNPEVIEQVRAAWNLTIRDGYGQTETTALVGNTPGQPVKLGSMGRPLPGYRLALLDAAGQPADEGQISVALRPRPVGLMEGYLGGPEADAARAGDYYLTGDVASRDGDGYFWYVGRADDVFKSSDYRISPFELESALIEHAAVAEAAVVPSPDAIRLSVPKAFLVLKPGVEPTEETARAIFTFARERLAPYKRIRRLEFCELPKTISGKIRRIELREREQARHEEKRRGVQEFWEEDFVEFSR from the coding sequence ATGAACCGGAGCGCCGGCAGGGCCTTTCGAGAGGCGCGGGACTTCTTGATCGCGCGACGCGAGGACTACGAGGCCGCCTATCAGGGCTTCATGCCTCCGGAGCCGTCGCACTTCAACTGGGCGCTGGATTACTTTGGCGGGTACGCCGAGGGGAATCATCGCGCCGCGCTTCGGATCGTGTCGGAGTCTGCGCCGGAGGAGGCGCTGACGTTTGCCGAGCTCAGCGAGCGGTCGAATCGCGTCGCCAACTTCCTGCGCGGCCGCGGCGTTCGCCGGGGCGACCGGATCCTGCTCATGCTCGGGAACGTCGTCCCTCTGTGGGAGGTCACGCTCGCGGCGATGAAGCTCGGCGCGGTGGTGAGCCCCGCGACGACGCTGCTCAACCGGGCCGACCTCGAGGACCGGATCGCGCGGGGTGGGCTCGGGCATCTCGTCGTCGATGCCGCCGCGGCCGAGCGGCTCGGCGGGTTTCCGGGACCCGGGACGCGGATCGCGGTCGGCGGCGCGGTCGCGGGCTGGACACCGTACGCGGACGTCTACGCGGCGCCCGCGCGCTTCGCGCCCGACGGCGAGACTCGGGCGAGCGACCTGCTGCTGCTGTACTTCACGTCCGGGACCACCGCCAAGCCCAAAATGGCCATGCACACGCACCGGAGCTACCCGGTCGGGCACCTCTCCACGATGTACTGGCTCGGCCTGCGCGAGGGCGACGTCCACTACAACATCAGCTCCCCAGGCTGGGCCAAACACGCCTGGAGCAGTCTGTTTGCGCCCTGGAACGCTGGCGCCACGATCTTCGTGTACAATCAGCCGCGCTTCGACGCCAAGCAGATCCTCGGCGCCGTGGCGCGCGGCGGCGTGACGTCGCTCTGCGCGCCTCCCACCGTGTGGCGGATGCTGATCCTGGAGGATCTGCCTGCTTACCCGGTGCGGCTCCGCGAGGTGGCGAGCGCGGGCGAACCGTTGAATCCCGAAGTGATCGAACAGGTGCGCGCGGCCTGGAATCTGACGATCCGGGACGGATACGGACAGACCGAAACCACGGCCCTAGTCGGGAATACCCCGGGCCAGCCGGTCAAGCTCGGGTCGATGGGACGGCCGCTGCCCGGCTATCGTCTGGCGCTCCTGGACGCGGCAGGGCAGCCGGCCGACGAGGGCCAGATCTCGGTCGCGCTTCGCCCCCGCCCCGTCGGGTTGATGGAGGGATACCTCGGCGGTCCAGAGGCGGACGCCGCGCGCGCCGGAGACTACTATCTGACGGGCGACGTGGCGTCGCGGGACGGGGACGGCTACTTCTGGTACGTCGGCCGGGCCGACGACGTGTTCAAGAGCTCGGACTACCGAATCAGCCCGTTCGAGCTCGAGAGCGCGCTGATCGAGCACGCCGCGGTCGCCGAGGCCGCGGTGGTCCCGAGCCCGGACGCGATTCGGTTGAGCGTGCCGAAGGCGTTCCTCGTGCTCAAGCCCGGCGTCGAGCCGACCGAGGAAACGGCGCGGGCCATCTTCACGTTTGCGCGCGAGCGCCTCGCCCCGTACAAGCGCATCCGGCGCCTCGAGTTCTGCGAGCTCCCGAAGACCATCTCGGGGAAGATCCGGCGAATCGAGTTGAGAGAGCGCGAGCAGGCGCGCCACGAGGAGAAGCGACGCGGCGTCCAGGAGTTTTGGGAGGAGGACTTTGTCGAGTTCAGTCGCTGA
- a CDS encoding thiamine pyrophosphate-requiring protein codes for MNVATAVAEILKREGVTFLIGYPVNPIIEAAAVADIRTIIIRQERTGLHMADAVSRLSSGQTIGVFAMQHGPGAENSFGGVAQAYGDSVPIVVLPAGYPRRLTNVPPNFNSALNYRHVTKWSEQVLLAREAPAAMRRAFTQVRTGRPRPVLVEFPTDVLVEEIPEPLTYRAVTGVRTGPDPQAVEAVADVLVGAARPVVYAGQGVHYARAWAVLRELAEWLGAPVTTSLQGKSAFPETHPLSLGSGGRSVPQPVHEFLQRADVIFGIGCSFATTNYAVPMPPGKVLIHATLDPADLNKDVPADHVLLGDAGLTLDAVLAAVKERVRTPRREQAAKTAAEITAVRGPWLERWMPKLTSGEVPLSPYRVIWDLLHTVDVPNTIITHDAGSPRDQLSPFWVTEAPLSYIGWGKTTQLGYGLGLAMGAKLAQPEKLCINVWGDAAIGFTGMDFETAARERIPILSVLFNNFSMAIELPIMQVATAKYRSTDISGNYAALAQALGGHGERVTEPSQIVPAIQRAVRKTQEGTPALLEFITAKEIEYSIFK; via the coding sequence ATGAACGTGGCGACGGCCGTGGCCGAGATCCTCAAGCGCGAGGGCGTGACGTTTCTGATCGGCTACCCCGTGAACCCCATCATCGAAGCGGCGGCGGTCGCCGACATCCGGACCATCATCATTCGGCAGGAGCGGACCGGGCTGCACATGGCCGACGCGGTGAGCCGGCTGTCCTCGGGACAGACGATCGGCGTGTTCGCGATGCAGCACGGCCCCGGCGCGGAGAACTCGTTCGGCGGCGTGGCGCAGGCGTACGGCGACTCAGTGCCGATCGTCGTGCTGCCGGCCGGTTATCCCCGCCGCCTCACCAACGTGCCGCCCAACTTCAACTCCGCGCTGAACTATCGCCACGTCACCAAGTGGTCGGAGCAGGTGCTGCTCGCGCGCGAAGCGCCGGCCGCGATGCGACGCGCGTTCACGCAGGTCCGGACCGGCCGGCCGCGGCCGGTGCTCGTCGAGTTCCCGACCGACGTGCTCGTCGAGGAGATCCCCGAGCCCCTGACCTACCGCGCGGTGACGGGCGTGCGCACCGGCCCGGACCCGCAGGCGGTCGAGGCGGTCGCGGACGTCCTCGTCGGGGCCGCCCGTCCGGTCGTGTACGCGGGGCAGGGCGTGCACTACGCGCGCGCGTGGGCGGTGCTTCGCGAGCTGGCGGAGTGGCTCGGCGCCCCGGTGACGACGAGCCTCCAGGGGAAGAGCGCGTTCCCGGAGACTCATCCCCTGTCGCTTGGATCGGGAGGCCGATCCGTCCCCCAGCCCGTCCACGAGTTCTTGCAGCGCGCCGACGTGATCTTCGGAATCGGCTGCAGCTTCGCGACGACCAACTACGCCGTGCCGATGCCGCCCGGCAAGGTCCTCATCCACGCCACGCTCGACCCGGCCGACCTGAACAAGGACGTGCCGGCGGACCATGTGCTGCTGGGTGACGCGGGGCTCACGCTCGACGCGGTGCTCGCCGCCGTGAAGGAGCGGGTGCGGACGCCCCGCCGCGAGCAGGCGGCGAAGACGGCCGCCGAGATCACGGCGGTCCGCGGGCCGTGGCTCGAGCGGTGGATGCCGAAGCTGACGTCCGGCGAAGTGCCGCTGTCCCCGTACCGGGTCATCTGGGACCTGCTGCACACCGTCGACGTGCCCAATACGATCATTACGCACGACGCGGGCAGCCCGCGCGACCAGCTTTCGCCGTTCTGGGTCACGGAGGCGCCGCTGTCCTACATCGGGTGGGGCAAGACGACCCAGTTGGGGTACGGGCTCGGGCTCGCGATGGGCGCGAAGCTGGCGCAGCCGGAGAAGCTGTGCATCAACGTCTGGGGCGACGCGGCGATCGGGTTTACCGGCATGGACTTCGAGACCGCGGCGCGCGAGCGCATCCCGATCCTCTCCGTGTTGTTCAACAACTTCAGCATGGCGATCGAGTTGCCCATCATGCAGGTGGCCACGGCAAAGTACCGGAGTACCGACATCTCCGGCAACTACGCGGCGCTCGCGCAGGCGCTGGGCGGCCACGGAGAGCGGGTGACGGAGCCGTCACAGATCGTGCCGGCGATCCAGCGCGCGGTGCGGAAGACTCAGGAGGGGACCCCGGCGCTGCTGGAGTTCATCACGGCCAAGGAGATCGAGTATTCGATCTTCAAGTAG
- a CDS encoding galactitol-1-phosphate 5-dehydrogenase, which translates to MHALVWRGPRSMMLEQVDEPKLRSSEAIIRVEAVGICGSELSGYLGESSIRKPPLIMGHEFCGRVEDVPPGSRLVRGQRVTVNPLLSCGECRACRAGAQNLCARREIIGAHRAGAFANLVAVPVQNCYPVPAEMGPVTAAMTEPLACAVRAVELAQIAPGDSVLVLGSGTIGLCVLAVARRAGAGVLACTDTNPARLRTALAWGATHVFDGTADAATGAQALTGGAGVDVAVDAVGLTVTRQTAVRAARRGGRVVLVGLHEAESAFPVNDIVRNETAITGSFAYRAETFERAFSLLGAGILEAGPWLEERPLEDGPAAFERLLGGDVSAAKIILAP; encoded by the coding sequence ATGCACGCGTTGGTGTGGCGCGGTCCCCGGTCGATGATGCTGGAGCAGGTCGACGAGCCGAAGCTCCGATCGAGCGAGGCGATCATCCGGGTAGAGGCCGTCGGTATCTGCGGTTCGGAGCTTTCCGGCTACCTCGGCGAGAGCAGCATCCGGAAACCACCGCTGATCATGGGGCATGAGTTCTGCGGCCGCGTGGAGGACGTCCCCCCCGGCAGCCGCCTCGTCCGCGGTCAGCGGGTCACGGTGAACCCGTTGCTGTCGTGCGGCGAATGCCGCGCCTGCCGCGCAGGCGCTCAAAACCTCTGCGCCCGGCGGGAGATTATCGGCGCGCACCGCGCCGGCGCGTTTGCGAATCTGGTTGCGGTTCCTGTCCAGAACTGCTATCCAGTGCCCGCGGAGATGGGGCCGGTCACGGCCGCGATGACGGAGCCGCTGGCGTGCGCGGTGCGCGCGGTCGAGCTCGCCCAGATCGCGCCCGGTGACAGCGTGCTCGTCCTGGGGAGCGGTACGATCGGACTGTGCGTGCTGGCGGTGGCCCGGCGCGCCGGCGCTGGTGTGCTCGCCTGTACCGACACGAACCCCGCGCGTCTTCGCACGGCCCTCGCCTGGGGCGCCACGCACGTGTTCGACGGAACCGCCGACGCGGCAACGGGTGCACAGGCACTCACCGGCGGCGCGGGGGTCGACGTCGCCGTTGACGCCGTCGGGCTGACCGTCACACGTCAGACGGCCGTTCGCGCGGCCCGGCGCGGCGGGCGCGTCGTGCTCGTGGGGTTGCACGAGGCCGAATCCGCGTTTCCCGTGAACGACATCGTGCGGAACGAGACGGCGATCACCGGGTCATTCGCCTATCGGGCGGAGACCTTCGAGCGCGCGTTCTCGTTACTCGGCGCGGGGATCCTTGAGGCGGGCCCGTGGCTGGAGGAGCGACCGCTCGAGGACGGGCCCGCGGCGTTCGAACGGCTCTTGGGCGGGGACGTGAGCGCGGCCAAGATCATCCTCGCGCCGTAG
- a CDS encoding DUF4870 domain-containing protein has translation MSAPAAPEQSQRLLAALAYPIWIIALIIVLTDIKKDPFMRHHGWTALFWAIGWVILFFAWVFVASLPFLHWLFLFYPLLWPVFIVVSIYYAVQAYNGREFSIPFVSDWARKYAA, from the coding sequence ATGAGTGCTCCTGCTGCCCCTGAACAGTCGCAGCGGTTGCTCGCGGCGCTCGCGTACCCGATCTGGATCATCGCGTTGATCATCGTGCTCACCGACATCAAGAAGGACCCATTCATGCGGCACCACGGGTGGACGGCTCTCTTCTGGGCCATCGGGTGGGTCATTCTGTTCTTCGCGTGGGTGTTCGTGGCCAGCCTGCCGTTCCTGCACTGGTTGTTCTTGTTCTACCCGCTCCTGTGGCCCGTGTTTATCGTGGTGTCGATCTACTACGCGGTCCAGGCGTACAACGGGCGGGAGTTTTCCATTCCGTTTGTGAGCGACTGGGCCCGGAAGTACGCGGCGTGA
- a CDS encoding DinB family protein, with translation MEPVSPQIDFVHFFDYVVRARAVLLDWILAQPASVYARDFPIGLGSIRMTLVHLAAAEWNYANRLAGIDYGPGDNPFTVDHFPDLAPLASAWRQQAETTRGALVRMGDATRRIEYLSRSFSPPMRTETTAGGIAGQLLFHEVHHRAQVMAMLRQAGVSAENLDYSRLMWRRTPMVDHDA, from the coding sequence ATGGAGCCGGTGTCGCCTCAGATCGATTTCGTACACTTTTTCGATTATGTGGTGCGCGCGCGGGCCGTGCTCCTAGACTGGATCCTCGCCCAGCCGGCCTCCGTCTACGCTCGGGACTTTCCAATCGGGTTGGGTTCGATTCGCATGACGCTGGTGCATCTCGCTGCCGCGGAATGGAATTATGCCAACCGGCTGGCCGGCATCGACTACGGTCCCGGGGACAACCCGTTCACGGTGGACCATTTCCCCGATCTGGCGCCGCTTGCGAGCGCTTGGCGGCAGCAGGCTGAGACGACCCGCGGGGCGTTGGTCCGCATGGGTGATGCGACCCGCCGCATCGAATACCTTTCGCGTTCGTTCAGCCCGCCGATGCGCACGGAGACCACGGCCGGTGGCATCGCGGGCCAACTGCTCTTCCACGAGGTGCATCATCGCGCCCAGGTGATGGCCATGCTCCGGCAGGCGGGTGTGAGCGCGGAAAACTTGGACTATTCGCGTCTGATGTGGAGACGCACGCCCATGGTGGACCATGACGCATGA